Proteins co-encoded in one Rhodococcus sp. PAMC28707 genomic window:
- a CDS encoding transposase family protein, translating into MCGIPGILYVDHGSDFNSSYLAQVASDLTLQIVHSSIASPQGRGKIERFFGTVTPNYCLSSPVLNRHVTAPASTLADFDRALRHFIVDTHHRRRHSEIGTSPHERWLADRWLPRMPADLTELDLLLVYVAKPCIVHRDGIHFQGLRYLDPTPGRLRTRTCHHPLRLPRHHRNRVFHHGHFLCKAINPEYIGDTVTLRHRRRPPRPPTPIPQPGQRTYRRHPTTRMHSKMRA; encoded by the coding sequence ATGTGCGGAATCCCCGGCATCCTCTACGTCGACCACGGCAGCGACTTCAACAGTAGCTACCTCGCCCAGGTCGCCTCCGACCTGACATTGCAGATCGTGCACTCGAGCATCGCCAGCCCGCAAGGTCGCGGCAAGATTGAACGCTTCTTCGGCACCGTCACACCGAACTACTGTCTGAGTTCCCCGGTCCTCAACCGCCACGTCACCGCACCGGCCTCGACCCTCGCGGACTTCGACCGAGCCCTGCGGCACTTCATCGTCGACACCCACCACCGCCGACGGCACTCCGAAATCGGTACCAGCCCCCACGAGCGTTGGCTCGCCGACCGTTGGCTCCCGCGCATGCCCGCGGACCTCACCGAACTCGACCTCTTGCTCGTCTACGTCGCAAAACCGTGCATCGTGCACCGCGACGGCATCCACTTCCAGGGATTGCGCTACCTCGACCCCACTCCTGGCCGCCTACGTACGAGAACTTGTCACCATCCACTACGACTCCCGCGACATCACAGAAATCGGGTCTTTCACCACGGCCACTTCCTGTGCAAAGCAATCAACCCCGAATACATCGGCGACACTGTCACCCTCAGACATCGACGCCGCCCGCCGCGCCCACCGACGCCGATTCCGCAGCCAGGTCAAAGAACATATCGCCGACACCCAACAACCCGTATGCACTCCAAGATGCGGGCGTAG
- a CDS encoding ribbon-helix-helix domain-containing protein: protein MTDETINGLPVTDSMIEEWVDEAEAGYATEKLRKRGRPTLGTGPGAVVPVRMDAALLEALNVRAEQEHVSRSEAIRAAVRAWTQVA from the coding sequence ATGACTGACGAAACGATCAACGGTCTGCCCGTCACCGACAGCATGATCGAAGAATGGGTAGACGAAGCCGAGGCAGGCTACGCCACCGAGAAGTTACGTAAACGAGGCCGACCCACCCTCGGAACCGGGCCCGGAGCGGTAGTGCCCGTGCGCATGGACGCCGCCCTGCTCGAAGCGTTGAACGTGCGCGCCGAGCAAGAGCATGTCTCCCGATCCGAAGCAATACGAGCAGCAGTGCGTGCCTGGACCCAGGTCGCGTGA
- a CDS encoding toxin encodes MRAHKSALKHGIGEDAGIYAAEHHVYVADLDDDNPARQFRLGFDPNGRLLELVVLRFDSGNELLIHAMKARSHYFDLLP; translated from the coding sequence GTGAGAGCACACAAATCCGCACTGAAACACGGAATCGGCGAAGACGCCGGCATCTACGCAGCAGAGCACCACGTCTATGTCGCCGATTTGGACGACGACAACCCCGCCCGCCAATTCCGGTTGGGTTTCGACCCAAACGGCCGCCTACTCGAACTGGTCGTCCTGCGTTTCGACAGCGGAAACGAACTGCTCATACACGCCATGAAAGCCCGTTCTCACTACTTCGACCTCCTGCCATGA
- a CDS encoding cytochrome P450 translates to MSAQKCPYSSIGEEYQPFEQVGMADHFRRARAEEPVFYNPELDCWVVTKRADVVAVFKDPDTYSASNSQDSVVPFPEAVQQYLADGGYRREPTQANCDAPKHTRIRKIASRFFSPRRFRVLEPQIRAIMDEYVTRLKARDQVDLVGELAYELPARVIFLLLGVPDIDVRQIKYWSDNRFAMVWGRLDPANAEGAGEQLLDYWNYCKALVADRQENPGDDYASGLLKIRNGDDDIISVNEIVNLVFGILLAGHETTTNGIASMLYELLLDERRWAQVCEGQTPLRNVVDESLRYSPPFVTWRRRCTADVEISGVPIPKNSTIMLALASANRDEEIFDEPEQFDIDRNRPSMHVSFGLGAHFCMGAELARMEMEIVLEELVKTFPKMSMVPDQDFQWAKTISPRGLDKLMVNLNNAEPPSNTR, encoded by the coding sequence ATGAGCGCCCAAAAGTGCCCCTACTCGTCGATAGGTGAGGAGTATCAGCCATTCGAGCAAGTCGGCATGGCCGACCATTTTCGACGCGCCCGTGCCGAAGAGCCGGTCTTCTACAACCCTGAGCTCGACTGCTGGGTGGTCACCAAGCGCGCAGACGTAGTTGCGGTGTTCAAGGACCCTGACACCTACTCCGCCAGCAATTCCCAAGACTCCGTTGTTCCATTTCCCGAGGCAGTACAGCAGTACCTCGCTGACGGCGGGTATCGGCGTGAACCCACACAGGCCAACTGCGATGCACCCAAGCACACCCGCATTCGCAAAATCGCCAGCCGGTTTTTCAGCCCGCGGCGTTTCCGCGTTCTCGAGCCGCAGATCCGGGCAATCATGGACGAGTACGTTACCCGGTTGAAGGCAAGAGATCAGGTCGACCTGGTCGGCGAGCTGGCCTACGAGCTGCCTGCGCGTGTGATCTTCTTGCTTCTGGGTGTGCCGGATATCGACGTCCGACAGATCAAATACTGGTCCGACAACAGATTTGCAATGGTTTGGGGGCGCCTCGATCCGGCAAATGCCGAGGGGGCCGGCGAGCAGCTCCTCGACTACTGGAACTACTGCAAGGCGCTGGTCGCAGATAGGCAAGAAAATCCCGGCGACGATTACGCCAGCGGTCTTCTCAAAATTCGCAACGGTGACGACGACATCATTTCCGTCAACGAGATCGTCAACCTCGTCTTCGGCATCTTGCTTGCCGGGCACGAAACCACCACCAACGGTATCGCCAGCATGCTCTACGAGTTGTTGCTCGACGAACGGCGGTGGGCACAGGTGTGCGAGGGCCAGACCCCCCTCCGTAATGTCGTCGACGAGAGCCTGCGGTACTCACCGCCCTTCGTCACTTGGCGACGCCGCTGCACCGCCGACGTGGAAATCTCCGGTGTGCCGATACCGAAAAACTCGACGATCATGCTCGCGCTCGCCTCCGCGAACCGCGACGAGGAAATTTTCGATGAACCCGAACAGTTCGATATCGATCGAAACCGACCGAGCATGCATGTTTCTTTCGGCTTGGGCGCGCACTTCTGCATGGGGGCCGAGCTGGCGAGGATGGAAATGGAAATTGTGCTCGAAGAGCTCGTCAAGACATTCCCGAAAATGAGCATGGTCCCGGACCAGGATTTCCAATGGGCCAAGACCATATCGCCTCGCGGTCTCGACAAGCTTATGGTGAACTTGAACAATGCGGAGCCGCCTTCGAACACACGATAG